Proteins encoded within one genomic window of uncultured Sphingopyxis sp.:
- the rsmA gene encoding 16S rRNA (adenine(1518)-N(6)/adenine(1519)-N(6))-dimethyltransferase RsmA has protein sequence MTVQPRTPLPPLRETVRVHGLSASKALGQNFLFDEQLLDRIAALPGDLGGATVFEVGPGPGGLTRALLRAGAKVIAVERDDRCLPLLAELGDAFPGQLTVIADDAMAVDVDALTGGAPYHIVANLPYNVGTALFTRWLEPAAWPPRWLSLTLMFQLEVAERIVAPVGTNAYGRLAVLAQWRSNARIAMKVHRSAFTPPPKVMSAIVHVTPGDQPAGVEPKILSKLTEKGFGQRRKMLRQSLKGIEGAVAAAEALGIDPTRRAETVSVDEWVALARALGA, from the coding sequence GTGACGGTCCAGCCGCGCACGCCGCTGCCGCCGCTGCGCGAGACGGTGCGTGTCCACGGCCTGTCGGCGAGCAAGGCGCTGGGGCAGAATTTCCTGTTCGACGAGCAATTGCTCGACCGGATCGCGGCGCTTCCGGGCGATTTGGGCGGCGCGACGGTGTTCGAGGTCGGGCCCGGCCCCGGCGGGCTGACGCGCGCGCTGCTGCGCGCGGGAGCGAAGGTGATCGCGGTCGAGCGCGACGACCGCTGCCTGCCGTTGCTCGCCGAGCTGGGCGACGCCTTTCCGGGGCAGCTGACGGTGATCGCCGACGACGCGATGGCGGTCGACGTCGATGCGCTGACCGGCGGGGCGCCCTATCATATCGTCGCCAACCTGCCCTATAATGTCGGCACCGCGCTGTTCACCCGCTGGCTCGAGCCCGCGGCGTGGCCGCCGCGCTGGTTGTCGCTGACCCTGATGTTCCAGCTCGAGGTCGCCGAGCGCATCGTCGCACCGGTGGGGACGAACGCCTATGGCCGGCTCGCCGTGCTCGCGCAGTGGCGCTCGAACGCCAGGATCGCGATGAAGGTGCATCGGTCGGCCTTCACCCCGCCTCCCAAGGTGATGTCGGCGATCGTCCATGTGACGCCGGGCGATCAGCCCGCGGGTGTCGAGCCGAAAATCCTGTCGAAGCTCACCGAAAAAGGCTTCGGCCAGCGGCGCAAGATGCTGCGCCAGAGCCTGAAGGGGATCGAGGGCGCGGTCGCGGCGGCGGAGGCGCTGGGCATCGACCCGACGCGGCGGGCGGAAACGGTGAGCGTCGATGAATGGGTCGCGCTGGCACGCGCGCTCGGCGCGTAG
- the guaB gene encoding IMP dehydrogenase, with the protein MEIITGLTFDDVLLVPGASDILPSDANLSTQLTSEISLNIPVLSSAMDTVTEADMAILMAQIGGIGVLHRNLTVEEQAAAVRQVKRFESGMIVNPITITPDAPLSYATALMDQHRISGIPVVETGGKLVGILTHRDVRFADNPGQPVRELMTAENLATVRAGVGQDEARKLLHQRRIEKLLVVDDDYHCIGLITVKDMEKAVNFPDATKDGNGRLRVAAATNTGDSGVERAEALLEAECDLIVVDTAHGHSKGVGETVARIKKLSNRVQVLAGNVATGDATRALIDAGADGVKVGIGPGSICTTRIVAGVGVPQLTAILDSVEAASKLGVPVIADGGLRTSGDVAKALAAGASSVMVGSMLAGTAEAPGETFLYQGRTYKSYRGMGSVGAMARGSADRYFQQDIKDQMKLVPEGIEGQVPFKGPAKDVIHQMVGGVKAAMGYTGSRTLKDFRERAKFVRITNAGLRESHVHDVAITREAPNYPAG; encoded by the coding sequence ATGGAAATCATCACCGGCCTGACCTTCGACGATGTGCTGCTGGTGCCAGGGGCGTCGGACATCCTGCCTTCGGATGCCAATCTCTCGACCCAGCTGACCAGCGAGATCAGCCTCAACATCCCGGTCCTGTCGTCGGCGATGGACACGGTGACCGAGGCCGACATGGCGATATTGATGGCGCAGATCGGCGGCATCGGCGTGCTTCACCGCAATCTGACCGTCGAAGAACAGGCGGCGGCGGTGCGGCAGGTCAAGCGCTTCGAAAGCGGCATGATCGTCAACCCGATCACCATCACCCCCGACGCGCCGCTTTCCTACGCGACCGCCTTGATGGACCAGCACCGGATCTCGGGCATTCCGGTGGTCGAAACCGGCGGCAAGCTCGTCGGCATCCTGACCCATCGCGACGTGCGCTTCGCCGACAATCCGGGGCAGCCGGTGCGCGAGCTGATGACCGCCGAAAATCTCGCGACCGTCCGTGCCGGAGTCGGGCAGGACGAGGCGCGCAAATTGCTCCACCAGCGCCGCATCGAAAAGCTGCTCGTCGTCGACGACGATTATCACTGCATCGGCCTGATCACCGTCAAGGATATGGAAAAGGCGGTCAATTTCCCCGACGCGACCAAGGACGGGAACGGCCGCCTGCGCGTCGCTGCGGCGACGAACACCGGCGATAGCGGCGTCGAGCGTGCCGAGGCGCTGCTCGAGGCCGAATGCGACCTGATCGTCGTCGATACCGCGCACGGCCACAGCAAGGGCGTCGGCGAGACCGTCGCACGGATCAAGAAATTGTCGAACCGGGTGCAGGTGCTCGCGGGCAATGTCGCGACCGGCGACGCGACCAGGGCGCTGATCGATGCGGGCGCCGACGGGGTGAAGGTCGGCATCGGGCCGGGCTCGATCTGCACCACGCGTATCGTCGCGGGTGTCGGCGTGCCGCAGCTCACCGCGATCCTCGACAGCGTCGAAGCCGCGTCGAAACTCGGCGTGCCGGTGATCGCTGACGGGGGCCTGCGCACCTCGGGCGATGTCGCCAAGGCGCTCGCGGCGGGCGCGTCGAGCGTGATGGTCGGATCGATGCTCGCGGGCACCGCCGAGGCGCCGGGCGAAACCTTCCTCTATCAGGGGCGCACCTACAAAAGCTATCGCGGCATGGGTAGTGTCGGCGCGATGGCGCGCGGCTCGGCCGACCGCTATTTCCAGCAGGATATCAAGGACCAGATGAAGCTGGTTCCCGAAGGCATCGAGGGGCAGGTGCCGTTCAAGGGCCCTGCGAAGGACGTCATCCACCAGATGGTCGGCGGCGTGAAGGCGGCGATGGGCTATACCGGCAGCCGCACCCTCAAGGATTTCCGCGAGCGCGCCAAATTCGTGCGCATCACCAATGCGGGCCTGCGCGAAAGCCATGTCCACGACGTCGCGATCACCCGCGAGGCGCCGAATTACCCGGCGGGTTGA
- a CDS encoding RsmB/NOP family class I SAM-dependent RNA methyltransferase produces MTPAARLQTAIEILDAIAVAAREGGAPADAIFAEAMRARRYAGSKDRRAIRAHVYDAIRAVRSAPASGRAAMLALADAQPELAALFDGSPYGPAPIAADERRAETGLAAEALIDLFDPLVGEDEHDAMLTRAPLDLRANRIRAEGGDLATLFPEGEAIPGAPDGWRLPPETAATQHAAYTEGRFEVQDAASQYASAALDAAPGRAIVDLCAGGGGKTLAIASLTGNDADILAADTNRARLQQLAPRAERAGATRIEMRLLNPGQEADMLADCRGRAARVFVDAPCSGSGTWRRSPELRWRLTPARLDRHLADQAKLLDIAADLVAPGGKLLYAVCSIIMREGRAQVDDFLNRHSGWTADAGYLPEGIGRAAGPGFLLTPAHDGCDGFFLARLTAPC; encoded by the coding sequence ATGACCCCGGCCGCCCGCCTTCAAACCGCCATCGAGATCCTGGACGCCATTGCCGTCGCGGCGCGAGAGGGTGGGGCACCCGCCGATGCGATCTTCGCCGAGGCGATGCGCGCGCGCCGCTATGCGGGGTCGAAGGACCGCCGCGCGATCCGCGCCCATGTCTATGACGCGATCCGCGCCGTGCGCTCGGCGCCCGCCTCGGGCCGCGCGGCGATGCTCGCGCTCGCCGACGCGCAGCCCGAACTTGCCGCGCTTTTCGATGGCTCGCCTTACGGTCCCGCGCCGATCGCCGCCGACGAACGGCGCGCCGAAACCGGGCTCGCCGCAGAGGCGCTGATTGACCTCTTCGACCCGCTCGTCGGCGAAGACGAGCATGACGCGATGCTGACGCGCGCGCCGCTCGACCTCCGCGCCAACCGGATCAGGGCGGAAGGCGGCGATCTCGCTACGCTCTTTCCGGAGGGCGAGGCGATCCCCGGCGCGCCCGACGGCTGGCGCCTACCGCCCGAAACCGCCGCGACCCAGCACGCCGCCTACACCGAAGGCCGCTTCGAGGTGCAGGACGCCGCGAGCCAATATGCCTCCGCCGCTTTGGACGCGGCGCCGGGGCGGGCCATCGTCGATCTCTGCGCGGGCGGCGGCGGCAAGACGCTCGCCATCGCCTCGCTGACCGGAAACGACGCCGACATCCTCGCCGCCGACACCAACCGCGCGCGCCTCCAGCAGCTCGCCCCGCGCGCCGAACGCGCCGGAGCGACGCGCATCGAAATGCGGCTTCTCAACCCGGGGCAGGAGGCGGACATGCTCGCCGACTGCCGGGGCAGGGCGGCGCGGGTCTTCGTCGATGCGCCCTGCTCGGGCAGCGGCACCTGGCGCCGCAGCCCCGAACTGCGCTGGCGGCTCACCCCCGCGCGACTCGACCGCCATCTCGCCGATCAGGCGAAGCTGTTGGACATAGCCGCCGATCTGGTGGCGCCGGGCGGCAAACTTCTCTATGCTGTCTGCTCGATCATCATGCGCGAGGGGCGGGCACAGGTGGATGATTTTCTGAACCGGCATTCGGGCTGGACGGCCGACGCGGGCTATCTTCCCGAGGGCATCGGCCGCGCCGCGGGCCCAGGTTTCCTGCTGACTCCGGCGCATGACGGCTGCGACGGATTTTTTCTCGCACGGCTGACCGCGCCATGTTAG
- the pdxA gene encoding 4-hydroxythreonine-4-phosphate dehydrogenase PdxA, which translates to MSELNIRRPIAVTMGDPAGVGPEVTARAWAARTENRLPPFVAIGDIAAIEAVWDGPVARVGDMDEVVRTFGEALPVWHLEDSGPLTPGSPTPAGATCALHTLETGIGLTRTQASSALVTGSVSKHALHGIGYTHPGQTEFIAERCGVTATNAVMMLAGPALRVVPLTVHIPLAEVPERLTVELIVAKARIVARGLRRDFGIDAPRIALAGLNPHAGESGQLGGEEERIMKPAIAQLAEDGIAVDGPLAADALFAPGIRDQYDALLCGYHDQALAPFKALHFHDGVNLTLGLPIIRTSPDHGTAFNIAGTGRADPGPTIAAIAMAARMATARERGCASAK; encoded by the coding sequence ATGTCCGAGTTGAATATCAGGCGCCCGATCGCGGTCACCATGGGTGACCCGGCCGGCGTCGGCCCCGAAGTCACGGCGCGCGCATGGGCCGCGCGCACCGAAAACCGCCTGCCTCCCTTTGTCGCGATCGGCGACATCGCCGCGATCGAAGCCGTATGGGACGGGCCCGTGGCGCGCGTCGGCGACATGGACGAGGTCGTGCGCACCTTTGGCGAGGCGCTGCCCGTCTGGCATCTCGAGGACAGCGGCCCGCTGACCCCCGGATCCCCGACGCCGGCCGGCGCGACCTGCGCGCTCCACACGCTCGAAACGGGCATCGGGCTGACGCGGACCCAGGCAAGCTCGGCGCTCGTCACCGGATCGGTGTCGAAACATGCGCTCCACGGCATCGGCTATACGCATCCCGGACAGACCGAATTCATCGCCGAACGCTGCGGCGTGACCGCGACCAATGCGGTGATGATGCTGGCCGGGCCGGCCTTGCGCGTCGTGCCGCTGACCGTGCATATCCCGCTCGCCGAAGTGCCCGAGCGGCTGACGGTCGAGTTGATCGTCGCCAAGGCGCGGATCGTCGCGCGCGGGCTGCGCCGCGATTTCGGCATCGACGCGCCGCGCATCGCGCTCGCGGGGCTCAATCCGCACGCGGGCGAGAGCGGCCAGCTCGGCGGCGAGGAGGAGCGGATCATGAAGCCCGCGATCGCGCAGCTGGCCGAGGACGGGATCGCCGTCGATGGCCCGCTCGCCGCCGACGCGCTCTTCGCTCCCGGCATCCGCGACCAATATGACGCGCTGCTCTGCGGCTATCACGATCAGGCGCTGGCGCCGTTCAAGGCCTTGCATTTCCACGACGGGGTCAATCTGACGCTCGGGCTGCCGATCATCCGCACCTCGCCCGACCATGGCACCGCGTTCAACATCGCGGGCACCGGCCGCGCCGATCCCGGGCCGACGATCGCCGCGATCGCGATGGCCGCGCGGATGGCGACGGCGCGCGAGCGCGGCTGCGCGTCCGCAAAGTGA
- a CDS encoding tetratricopeptide repeat protein translates to MKRWENAMRVGFLALSAGLILASLPTASDAQRADNDIFPRSIALQQEGQKAQEAGDLDQAIDFYESALAADPRNRSAIIALAQVARAQGLPGKAIGLYREALILEPKDIVALTGQGEALADKGALELAREKLAEAERVCGAKCPQVAALEKTIASSASKRVVAAEALVPTPVVATVKPATGQN, encoded by the coding sequence ATGAAGCGATGGGAGAATGCGATGCGCGTCGGTTTTCTGGCTCTTTCGGCGGGATTGATCCTCGCCAGCCTGCCCACCGCCTCCGATGCCCAGCGCGCCGACAACGACATCTTCCCCCGCTCGATCGCGCTTCAGCAGGAAGGGCAAAAGGCGCAGGAGGCTGGCGATCTCGATCAGGCGATCGACTTCTATGAATCGGCGCTCGCCGCCGATCCGCGCAACCGTTCGGCGATCATCGCGCTGGCGCAGGTCGCGCGTGCGCAGGGGCTGCCGGGCAAGGCGATCGGCCTCTATCGCGAGGCGCTGATCCTCGAACCCAAGGACATCGTCGCGCTGACCGGGCAGGGCGAGGCGCTCGCCGACAAGGGTGCGCTCGAACTGGCGCGCGAAAAGCTCGCCGAGGCCGAGCGCGTCTGCGGCGCTAAATGCCCGCAGGTCGCCGCGCTCGAAAAAACGATCGCATCGAGTGCATCGAAACGCGTCGTCGCCGCCGAGGCACTCGTGCCGACGCCGGTCGTCGCGACGGTCAAGCCGGCCACGGGGCAGAATTAA